The Natrinema pellirubrum DSM 15624 region GGCCTGGTCCGGCTCTCGCTGCCGTTCGTCCCGCGGCTCGAGCCGACGGTCGAGATGAGCCCCGCGCTTCTCACCGGAATGAAACCCCGGTTTCTCGTCGCCTTCGTCGGTTGGCAGGTCGCGATAAGCGCCGCGACGGCGGTCGCGTTCGCCGGCTGCCTGTGGCTGGCGGACGCCGACACGGACGGGCTCACGCCGCCGCTCGATCGAGTCGCCTGGCTCGTCGCGTACGTCGTCGTCATCGATAGCGTCCTGTTCGGCGCGCTGTTCCTGTCGAGCCCGGCCAGTGCTGGCGTCGGACTCGCACTCGTGGCGCTGTTCACGCTCGCTCCGTTCCTCGTCTGGCTGTTCGTCGCTCCCGCAATCATCGTCGTCGGCGGGAAACGACCCATCGCGGCCGTGATCGAGAGCCTCGACTACGCGGTTGCGAGTCCCGGCACCATTCTAGCGATACTGGTCGGCCTCGGCTACGTCGGCTACGCACTAACCGGCGTTTCGCGGCTCGCGTCGTCGACGACCGCCGGAGCCACGCTGGCGACCGTCCTCAGCGCGACCGTCACGGGGACGGCCCACGCCGTCGCGGTCACCGCGCTGTATCGGATCCGACTGCAGTAGCCGCGCTATACACTCACTCACAGCCGATCTCCGGCGGGTCGCTCCCGGTTCGCGACTCGAGGAACCGTTCCTCCGCGTCGGAGAGGTCCCGATCGCGGTATTCCTCGAGGCCGGCCTGGTACCGCTCGCGGTCGGTCCACGTCGCGGTATCGGGATCGTCCGGCATCGGGTACTCGAGGATCAGTTCGGCGATCCCGGTCGTCTCGCCGGTGTAGGCGAAGCCGGTCCGGTAGAGTGCTTCGTAGGCGAAGGGGTTGTTGACGGCGATCCGGAGTCGCTCGTAGCCTCGCTCGAGGGCACGATCGCGGACCAGCCGACAGAGCGCGGGGCCGATCCCCTCGCCACGCCGGTCCCGATCGACGGTGACGTACCGTAGCCACAGCGTGTCGGCGTCAGTCCGGTCCTCGTTGAACGCGACGGCGGCGACGAGCCGGCCGTTGTCAGTACGGGCGACGGCCTTGCCCGTGTTCGTCATGACGAACTTGCCGGCGTAGCTGAACCGTTCGTGATCGAGCCGGAGTGTCGGGCCGTCGGGTGGCCAACCGAGCAGATCGTACTCCACGGCTTCGCTTCGCGGGGATCGCACAACAACCCTCGGAATCGGACGGTCCCGTGGGGCAATCGTCGTCGATGTCGACGGAGACGATGGTGAGACCCGTCCCTATCGATCGGTTCCGGCCAGTTTCCGTCGCCTCAAACGATCCGTTCACTCGGTTACTCAAAACACAATCGCTGCGTGAAAACCGCACTACGTCAAGTGAGCAGTCATGCTGTCAACTGACAGAGGTACCCCCATATGGTCGATGACGCGTTCGATGCGCTGGCAGACGGTCACCGGCGACGGTTGTTGCTCAGTCTCTTGACTCACAACCCACAAGACGTCTCGACGGGCGACGGCCTTCACTGGGAGATCGACGAGGCGGGCGACGAGCTGACACGGAAATATCACGTCCACCTCCCGAAACTGGCCGACTACGGCTACATCGAGTGGCACCGCGAGGACGAAACCGTCGTCAAAGGGCCGCGGTTCGGCGAGATACAGCCGCTGCTCGAGCTACTGGACGACAATCGGGACGAACTCCCCGATGGCTGGTTCTGAGCGGCGGACCGCAGTTCGGTGTTACCGATCTCGAGAGCGGATTGGCGGAGACGCTGTCCCGTCACTAGTGGCGACTGCTGAGAAGCGAAGTCGAACGGATCCGCGAACGAAACGACACGCCCCGCCGTGGTTGGGCCGTAACGGGGCGCGCCAGCGAACCATATCGGGCGTAGACTCAAGTAGCTTGTGTGATAATCCGGGTGAATGCGATAGTTCGGCTAAAACCGCCGTTTTCGGCGGTTCCCACTACTGATTCCAAGCCATACACGAATCCTTTTCCCGCCGTCAGTTCCTATTGTACGTGTTCGGAACGCCGGACACGTGGTTGGGCCATGACACAGGACGACATTACGAACGAGGCGGTTAGTCTACTCCAGGATCTCGGTCTTCAAGAGTACGAAGCCCGGTGTTTTCTGGCGTTGACGCGGCTACCCAGCGGTACAGCGAAGGAAATACACGAGATCTCGGAGGTTCCCCGAACGCGGGTCTACGACGCCATTCGGGTACTCGAGTCACAGGGACTCGTCGAAGTACGACACTCGAGCCCCCAACAGTTTCGGGCGGTCGGCATCGACGAGGCCACGCGGACCCTCCGCCAGAAATACGACGACCGGGTCGACACCCTCGAGTCATATCTCGAAACCGTCGAACACCGCGAGACCGAGTCCGATGACGACCGGATGCAGGAGGTGTGGTCACTGACCGGACGCGACGCGATCGAATCGCGAACGCTCGATCTACTCACGGAGGCCACCAGCGAGATCGCACTGGTCGTTGCCGACGAATCGCTCCTGTCTGACCCGCTCTACGAGACGTTACACGATGCGGTCGATCAGGACGTCCAGGTCATCCTCGGCGGCCGGACCGACGGCATTACCTCCCGGCTGGAAACGGAACTCCCGGCCGCCCGCGTGTTCGAGACGAACCTGGATTTTCTCATCGGATCGGGAACCGACCACGAAGTCGCGATCAGTCGCATCCTGCTCGTCGATCGGGAGGCGTTGCTGATCGGCTCGTACTATCCCAACAGCGAGGACTCGGCCGAACAGGCGATCTTCGCCAGCGGCCTCGAGAACGGAATCGTCGTGTTACTCCGGCGGTTGATCTCGTCGGGACTGACCGCCGTCGAGGACTCGGAACCGTAACCGCAAGCGGGCGTTGCGTACAGCAGTTCACGACTGTCGTCGGTGAAAATCAATCGGTAGCCACTGTCAGTTCGGTGCCGTCGATCCGAATCCGATACTCCGCCATGGAAAACGATACGACGACGTGATCACCGGCGACGAGAGCGTCCAGCGCACCGGGATCGATATACGAGTACAGCGTCATCTCGGCGGTCGTCGGGAGGTCGATCGGATCGACGTTCTCGAGATCGGCGATCACAGTCACGATAGCGATGCTCGGCGGCGTCTCCGACCAATCGAACTCACGTCGTACGATCACATCGTCCACGGTGATCACCGGTGCAGTAAACCCACGACGACATGGAGGACTATATAACCGTTGTGAGGACTCGAGAGACAGCCGGCGACCGATTTCGGCGGCGTCGTCACTCTTGAGCCACGCCGGTCGTCACCGCGGGTATCGACCGATGGCTCTCGAGGGGAAGGGTGTCGAAGAAACGAAGTCACGCGACGTCGCCGTAAGACGACGGTGCGAACCCGTGTTAGTTACGAACGACGTTCGTCGCTCGCGGGCCCTTGGGGGCCTGCTCGATGTCGAACTCGATGTCTGTGCCTTCTTCGAGGTCCGGACCGCCAACGTCCTCCATGTGGAAGAAAACGTCCTCGTCCGCGTCGTCAGTCTCGATGAAACCGTAACCGCCCGTGTCGTTGAAGAAATCAACCGTTCCGTTTGCCATTGCGATTAGACGAAAGTCCGATACACGGATAAGTGTTCTGCATCTGTTTTCCAAAACCCATATCGAGTAGACGAGTGTTTAGAATAGCATAGTCTGTCTGTGTTTTCGTCCATCACTCGTATTTTTGTCCGAATAAGCGACTGCACCGTCGGAATGATCTGTTGCTTCCGCCGCATCGACACTTCTGAACCGCTCGATCCGCCATCGCTCGAGCCACCCCGCGACCGACGGCGGTCGGTCCGGCCTGTCACCGGCTCGAGTCATCGCACAGCGTCCCGCAAACGGGGCCGAGTACTGCTGTCTCTAGCGAGTTCGGAACTGTGGCCTCGACGCGTTGTTCCCGTCGTCTGCTCGTCGAAAAGTGCGCGGACCGGGATTTGAACCCGACTGCGAGACGGTCACTCACGACGGTCGCGCTGCGACTCGCGTGCTTCAAGTCTCTCTTCCGATTGCTGTCGCTCTCGAGTTTGCTCGCGACAGCAATGCGCGGACCGGGATTTGAACCCGGGCCATGAGCTTGGAAGGCTCAGGTCCTACCACTAGACCATCCGCGCGCATCACCGGCTTTTCGGTCCACGTTTAAGGCTCTTCCTTTTCTGTGTCGCCGCCCGCTCGCGATCACGGTCGCCGAGGGAAAAACGGGAGATCGGTACTCAGCGATCAGCG contains the following coding sequences:
- a CDS encoding GNAT family N-acetyltransferase, producing MEYDLLGWPPDGPTLRLDHERFSYAGKFVMTNTGKAVARTDNGRLVAAVAFNEDRTDADTLWLRYVTVDRDRRGEGIGPALCRLVRDRALERGYERLRIAVNNPFAYEALYRTGFAYTGETTGIAELILEYPMPDDPDTATWTDRERYQAGLEEYRDRDLSDAEERFLESRTGSDPPEIGCE
- a CDS encoding TrmB family transcriptional regulator is translated as MTQDDITNEAVSLLQDLGLQEYEARCFLALTRLPSGTAKEIHEISEVPRTRVYDAIRVLESQGLVEVRHSSPQQFRAVGIDEATRTLRQKYDDRVDTLESYLETVEHRETESDDDRMQEVWSLTGRDAIESRTLDLLTEATSEIALVVADESLLSDPLYETLHDAVDQDVQVILGGRTDGITSRLETELPAARVFETNLDFLIGSGTDHEVAISRILLVDREALLIGSYYPNSEDSAEQAIFASGLENGIVVLLRRLISSGLTAVEDSEP
- a CDS encoding HalOD1 output domain-containing protein; its protein translation is MIVRREFDWSETPPSIAIVTVIADLENVDPIDLPTTAEMTLYSYIDPGALDALVAGDHVVVSFSMAEYRIRIDGTELTVATD
- a CDS encoding cold-shock protein, with translation MANGTVDFFNDTGGYGFIETDDADEDVFFHMEDVGGPDLEEGTDIEFDIEQAPKGPRATNVVRN